One Caretta caretta isolate rCarCar2 chromosome 6, rCarCar1.hap1, whole genome shotgun sequence genomic region harbors:
- the INS gene encoding insulin — translation MALWIQSLPLLVLLALSGLTISHAAANQHLCGSHLVEALYLVCGERGFFYSPKARRDLEQPLANGHLQNAVEELPFQQEYQQEKRGIVEQCCHSTCSLYQLENYCN, via the exons ATGGCTCTCTGGATCCAATCACTGCCTCTCCTGGTCCTCCTTGCTCTTTCCGGCCTCACGATCAGCCATGCTGCTGCCAACCAGCACCTCTGCGGCTCACACCTAGTGGAGGCCCTCTATCTGGTGTGCGGAGAACGGGGCTTCTTCTACTCTCCCAAAGCCCGACGGGACCTCGAGCAGCCCCTAG CTAATGGCCATCTGCAGAATGCGGTGGAAGAACTGCCATTCCAACAGGAATACCAGCAAGAGAAGAGGGGAATTGTTGAGCAATGTTGCCATAGCACCTGCTCCCTGTACCAGCTGGAAAACTACTGCAATTAG